The following are from one region of the Amedibacterium intestinale genome:
- a CDS encoding MBL fold metallo-hydrolase, translated as MKFKINEKGQAVAGKTQLIDKKAFDKIEGTQIRWLGNAGIMINSKGTNVMIDPLLEGFDMPLLIEMPMLPESVPFLDAVLVTHIDNDHFSRVTCRKLKEKCKEFHAPYYVAQQMEKELQINGIGHGIHDTFQIGNITFKLTPAWHNWQNDVKKYQYREWKKEEYCGYWMETEDGTIWLPGDSRLLEEHLHMSAPDVILFDFADNDWHITLKGAIQLANTYPNSDLICIHWGCVDAPDMTPFNGNPQNILDHVVNPNRVKILAPGEVYEVRSKKNE; from the coding sequence ATGAAATTTAAAATAAATGAAAAAGGACAGGCAGTAGCAGGGAAGACACAATTGATTGATAAAAAAGCATTTGATAAGATAGAAGGTACACAAATCAGGTGGTTGGGAAATGCCGGTATTATGATAAACAGCAAGGGTACCAATGTTATGATCGATCCATTGCTGGAGGGGTTTGATATGCCGCTTTTAATTGAAATGCCAATGCTTCCAGAAAGTGTTCCCTTTTTAGATGCTGTTTTAGTTACCCATATTGATAATGATCATTTCAGTCGTGTGACTTGTCGTAAACTAAAGGAGAAATGCAAGGAGTTTCATGCACCATACTATGTTGCACAGCAGATGGAAAAGGAATTGCAAATCAATGGAATTGGACATGGAATACACGATACGTTTCAAATAGGAAACATAACTTTCAAACTAACACCAGCATGGCATAACTGGCAAAATGATGTGAAAAAGTATCAGTATAGAGAATGGAAAAAAGAAGAGTATTGCGGTTATTGGATGGAAACAGAAGATGGGACGATTTGGCTGCCGGGGGATTCACGTCTTTTAGAAGAGCATTTGCATATGTCAGCTCCAGATGTTATTTTATTTGATTTTGCGGATAATGATTGGCATATTACGTTAAAAGGTGCGATACAATTGGCAAATACATATCCTAATAGTGATTTAATTTGTATCCATTGGGGATGCGTGGATGCACCAGACATGACGCCCTTTAATGGAAATCCACAAAATATTCTTGACCATGTTGTAAATCCAAACAGAGTAAAAATACTGGCACCAGGAGAAGTGTATGAAGTAAGGAGTAAAAAGAATGAGTAA
- a CDS encoding methylated-DNA--[protein]-cysteine S-methyltransferase: MEKPRSYKEIAIQIGNEKACRAVGMANNKNPIGILIPCHRVIGTNHKLVGYAGGLDKKEFLLKLEKENK, encoded by the coding sequence ATGGAGAAACCACGCTCTTATAAGGAGATTGCGATACAAATTGGAAATGAGAAGGCATGCAGAGCGGTAGGTATGGCAAATAATAAAAATCCGATTGGAATTCTTATACCTTGTCACAGAGTTATTGGTACCAATCATAAGTTAGTTGGTTATGCTGGTGGATTGGATAAGAAAGAGTTTTTACTGAAACTGGAAAAAGAGAATAAATAG
- a CDS encoding GntR family transcriptional regulator — MSTKYREIYNIFKEEIENGTLKPNQKISDELTLCKKFNCSRMTIKKALDILVQEGLLFRKRGIGSFVMNSTNTHQRITLSERELTGLTKSAKNSVTSKILDFKLIFANETIANFLNMKPNEPLYSIYRLRYINNDPCVLEQTYMNPALIPGINEDILHSSIYNYIEKDLKLRIGSAKKITRACISNETDHKYLLLEKEEPVLEIEQIAYLDNGIPFEYSFSRHRYDKFEFTTYSLRI; from the coding sequence ATGAGTACAAAATATAGAGAAATTTATAATATTTTTAAAGAAGAAATAGAAAATGGTACACTGAAACCTAATCAGAAAATTAGTGATGAGTTGACACTCTGTAAAAAATTCAATTGTAGCCGTATGACAATAAAAAAAGCTCTAGACATATTAGTACAGGAAGGGCTACTATTTCGAAAGCGAGGCATTGGTTCTTTTGTAATGAACTCCACTAATACACATCAAAGAATCACTTTATCAGAAAGAGAGCTAACAGGTCTTACAAAATCTGCTAAAAACAGCGTAACATCTAAGATTTTGGATTTTAAACTCATTTTCGCAAATGAAACGATAGCCAATTTCTTAAATATGAAACCTAATGAACCTTTATACTCTATTTATCGTTTAAGATATATCAATAATGATCCATGCGTGTTAGAACAAACATATATGAATCCTGCTTTAATTCCCGGAATAAATGAAGATATATTACACAGTTCTATTTACAACTATATTGAAAAAGATTTAAAACTACGTATTGGTTCCGCAAAAAAAATTACACGAGCATGTATTAGTAACGAAACTGATCACAAATATCTTTTATTAGAAAAAGAGGAACCTGTCCTCGAAATTGAGCAAATTGCATATTTAGACAACGGAATCCCTTTTGAGTATTCTTTTTCAAGACATCGTTATGATAAATTTGAATTTACCACCTATTCCTTACGTATTTAA
- a CDS encoding PTS lactose/cellobiose transporter subunit IIA, with translation MGEMEQICFQIISCSGTAKSMYVEAIQKAKANDYVGAKQLMEEAENIFVDAHHVHATLIQKEASGEKTEFSLLLMHAEDQMASCETVKLLAQELIELYQK, from the coding sequence ATGGGTGAAATGGAACAGATTTGTTTTCAAATCATTTCTTGCAGTGGTACAGCAAAATCCATGTATGTAGAAGCAATTCAAAAAGCGAAAGCAAATGATTATGTGGGTGCCAAACAGTTAATGGAAGAAGCAGAAAATATATTCGTGGACGCACATCATGTACATGCAACTTTAATTCAGAAAGAGGCAAGTGGTGAAAAAACAGAGTTTTCATTACTGTTAATGCATGCAGAAGATCAAATGGCTTCATGTGAAACAGTAAAATTACTTGCACAGGAATTGATTGAGTTATATCAGAAATAA
- the licT gene encoding BglG family transcription antiterminator LicT — protein sequence MEIYKILNNNVIVSKNEHDKEIIAMGKGIAFKKKVGEHIEDELIDKVYTLSDEVSSKFQELAAEIPVEHMKISDDIIKYVKLKLGKKLNDSIYLSLCDHISTAILRHEEGVDVKNVLLWDIKKFYKDEFEIGKHGLEMIKEKLNVQLNEDEAGFIALHIVNAEMDEKLETIYEVTKVMQEILNIVKYFFHIDFDEDSVYFYRFITHLKFFAHRLITKSSYQDEQSDDLLDLIKIKYKNAYAYCLKIKQFLKTNYAYDLSQEETLYLTIHIARVVYKNERS from the coding sequence ATGGAAATTTACAAAATTTTAAATAATAATGTCATTGTTAGCAAAAATGAGCATGATAAAGAAATCATTGCCATGGGGAAAGGAATTGCATTTAAGAAAAAAGTGGGAGAACATATTGAGGATGAATTGATAGACAAGGTTTATACGTTATCTGATGAAGTTTCTTCTAAATTTCAGGAACTTGCTGCAGAAATCCCTGTGGAACATATGAAAATCAGTGATGATATTATCAAATATGTAAAACTTAAGCTTGGAAAGAAACTTAATGATAGCATTTATCTCTCTTTATGTGATCATATTTCTACCGCAATTCTGCGTCATGAAGAAGGAGTAGACGTAAAGAATGTATTGTTGTGGGATATTAAGAAATTTTATAAAGATGAATTTGAAATAGGAAAACATGGATTGGAAATGATCAAAGAAAAACTGAATGTACAGTTAAATGAGGATGAAGCAGGCTTTATTGCCCTTCATATCGTAAATGCAGAAATGGATGAGAAGCTGGAAACGATTTATGAAGTTACAAAGGTCATGCAGGAAATTTTGAATATCGTGAAGTATTTCTTCCATATAGATTTTGATGAAGATTCCGTATATTTTTATCGTTTTATAACACATTTAAAGTTTTTTGCACATCGTTTGATTACAAAAAGCAGTTATCAGGATGAACAAAGTGATGATTTGCTGGATCTAATTAAAATAAAATATAAAAATGCATATGCATACTGCCTCAAAATCAAACAATTTTTAAAAACAAATTATGCATATGATTTATCACAGGAAGAAACGTTATATTTAACAATACATATCGCAAGAGTTGTATATAAGAATGAACGTTCATAA
- a CDS encoding histidine phosphatase family protein translates to MSKTLYLMRHAQTMFNVQKKIQGWCDSPLTQQGKEQAKKVSEYFKEHGISFDHAYCSTSERCSDTLEIVTDMQYTRLKGLKEMFYGELEGESERLNCDDPEGCKTYYLQFGGESSDDVKDRMMKTLTEIMEKEDHQSVLAVSHGGACFNFLRGVQDPSEELKKGFTNCCVFVYEYNDHHFTLKEVIR, encoded by the coding sequence ATGAGTAAAACTTTATATTTGATGAGACATGCACAAACAATGTTTAATGTACAGAAAAAGATTCAGGGATGGTGTGATTCCCCACTCACTCAGCAGGGAAAAGAACAGGCAAAGAAAGTATCCGAATATTTTAAAGAACATGGCATATCTTTTGACCATGCCTATTGTTCTACAAGTGAGCGTTGCAGTGATACCTTAGAAATCGTTACCGATATGCAATATACTCGTTTAAAAGGATTAAAAGAAATGTTTTATGGAGAATTAGAAGGAGAAAGTGAACGTTTGAATTGCGATGATCCTGAAGGGTGTAAAACATACTATTTGCAGTTTGGAGGGGAATCCAGTGATGATGTAAAAGATAGAATGATGAAAACATTAACAGAAATCATGGAAAAAGAAGATCATCAAAGTGTATTGGCGGTTTCTCATGGAGGTGCTTGTTTTAACTTTCTTCGAGGTGTACAAGATCCTAGCGAAGAATTAAAAAAGGGTTTTACGAACTGTTGTGTTTT
- a CDS encoding methylated-DNA--[protein]-cysteine S-methyltransferase, translating into MYVGYVESEAGLIEVISDGTAIVRCGFVSEKQKENKDKLCVDAIQQLEEYLSGKRKVFDLPLKVEGTAFQKKVWKALCSIAYGETRSYKEIAIQIGNERACRAVGMANNKNPIGILIPCHRVIGTNHKLVGYAGGLDKKEFLLKLEKENK; encoded by the coding sequence ATGTATGTTGGGTATGTGGAAAGTGAAGCTGGTCTTATTGAAGTAATCAGTGATGGAACTGCGATTGTTCGCTGTGGTTTTGTATCTGAAAAACAAAAAGAAAATAAGGATAAGTTGTGTGTGGATGCTATCCAACAGCTGGAGGAATATTTAAGCGGGAAACGAAAGGTATTTGATCTCCCATTAAAAGTGGAAGGAACTGCATTTCAGAAAAAAGTATGGAAAGCGTTATGCAGCATTGCTTATGGAGAAACTCGCTCTTATAAGGAGATTGCGATACAAATTGGAAATGAGAGGGCATGCAGAGCGGTAGGTATGGCAAATAATAAAAATCCGATTGGAATTCTTATACCTTGTCACAGAGTTATTGGTACCAATCATAAGTTAGTTGGTTATGCTGGTGGATTGGATAAGAAAGAGTTTTTACTGAAACTGGAAAAAGAGAATAAATAG
- a CDS encoding ArsR/SmtB family transcription factor: MAVYKHHFCMADEVISFIEKYYNAPKNFEKLRQNAKGEEEYAMIDRLLMMMKEVGETFKEKFQEDEYLFQFLQEEDDLTLSSLLCYAYCDYKEETLDKQLASMRKNAKENPKAFLDVLLSTHLEMKEQISHDGELLNEIDHIPYTDAVKWNVWKIHTNVEKYVEHLCEIIQELYPLFEHYKDIYAYYGKRYEEEIAALYEGKDLYSYLCTKFDFHIEAEGEYIYPSVGKILSISFIDCKPKDIIIRYGVGMVNKLIEIQQISKEELFFGLKVLGDTSKFEILQLLGKETSYGAQLAEKLHLSTPTISYHMQALINARFVIFEKKQNRLYYRMNKEYLQYFLKQVEERLGV, translated from the coding sequence ATGGCAGTTTATAAGCATCACTTTTGTATGGCAGATGAGGTTATCTCATTTATAGAAAAATACTACAATGCGCCTAAGAACTTTGAAAAGTTAAGACAGAATGCGAAAGGCGAAGAAGAATATGCGATGATTGATCGCTTGCTAATGATGATGAAAGAAGTGGGCGAAACATTTAAAGAAAAGTTTCAGGAAGATGAATACTTGTTTCAATTTCTGCAGGAAGAAGATGATCTTACACTTTCATCTTTGTTATGCTATGCGTATTGTGATTACAAGGAAGAAACACTGGATAAACAGTTGGCTTCCATGCGAAAAAACGCAAAAGAAAATCCAAAAGCATTTTTAGATGTTTTATTATCTACACATTTAGAAATGAAAGAACAAATTTCGCATGATGGAGAGTTATTAAATGAAATTGATCATATACCATACACAGATGCAGTAAAATGGAATGTATGGAAAATTCATACGAATGTGGAAAAGTATGTTGAACATTTATGTGAAATTATACAGGAACTATATCCACTATTTGAACATTATAAAGATATCTATGCGTATTATGGAAAACGCTATGAAGAAGAAATCGCTGCACTATATGAAGGAAAAGATTTGTATTCCTATCTATGTACAAAATTTGATTTTCACATAGAAGCAGAAGGAGAATATATATATCCATCTGTTGGAAAGATCTTAAGTATTTCGTTTATTGACTGCAAGCCAAAAGACATCATCATACGTTATGGTGTGGGCATGGTGAATAAACTTATAGAAATTCAGCAAATTAGCAAAGAAGAATTGTTTTTTGGATTAAAAGTATTAGGAGATACCAGCAAGTTTGAAATCCTGCAGCTGCTTGGGAAAGAAACGTCTTATGGAGCACAGCTGGCAGAAAAACTGCATTTATCTACACCTACGATTTCTTATCATATGCAGGCTTTAATTAATGCACGTTTTGTTATTTTTGAAAAGAAACAAAATCGCTTGTATTATCGAATGAATAAAGAATACCTGCAATATTTCTTAAAACAGGTAGAAGAAAGATTAGGGGTATGA
- a CDS encoding Cof-type HAD-IIB family hydrolase: MIKLFASDLDGTLLNELHESDEVIFNSIQQVLNKNLYFTIATGRDLNGSLRNTGFETLPIYKICMNGAFIAAPNKEILYKKEIDKAFLKEILTQFPNIHFDCISIDHTYVQGTKKEYIQHFYSSNIWKNLHFSKEILEGFISSHKFECSLEEILSKDILKLNCRVHDEETRIRLDNFLENHKDCVTNAPFEKGAYEITDISVNKGNAVKTLADYLNINTKEVAVYGDGGNDLEMLQMFEHSYATENACEEAKQYAKEIIGHCKDHAVPLHIIKTLSNC; the protein is encoded by the coding sequence ATGATAAAACTTTTCGCATCTGATTTAGATGGAACTTTACTTAATGAACTTCATGAATCTGATGAAGTTATATTTAATTCAATACAGCAGGTATTAAATAAGAATCTTTATTTTACAATTGCGACTGGAAGAGATTTAAATGGCAGTCTTAGAAATACTGGATTTGAGACTTTACCTATATATAAGATTTGTATGAATGGAGCATTTATCGCTGCACCAAACAAAGAAATTCTCTATAAGAAAGAAATAGACAAAGCTTTTTTGAAAGAAATACTTACACAATTTCCTAATATCCATTTTGATTGTATTTCTATAGATCATACATATGTTCAAGGAACAAAGAAGGAATATATACAGCATTTTTATTCTTCAAACATCTGGAAAAATCTTCATTTCTCAAAGGAAATTTTAGAAGGTTTCATTTCTTCTCATAAATTCGAATGTTCCCTAGAAGAAATATTATCAAAAGATATTTTGAAATTGAATTGTCGTGTACATGATGAAGAAACAAGAATTCGTCTTGATAATTTTTTAGAAAATCATAAGGATTGTGTTACAAATGCACCTTTTGAAAAAGGTGCTTATGAAATCACAGACATTTCTGTAAATAAAGGAAATGCAGTTAAAACTTTAGCTGATTATTTAAATATCAACACAAAAGAAGTTGCTGTTTATGGAGATGGAGGCAATGACTTGGAAATGTTACAAATGTTTGAACACTCTTACGCAACTGAAAATGCGTGTGAAGAAGCTAAGCAATATGCAAAAGAAATTATTGGACACTGTAAAGACCACGCGGTTCCTTTACATATCATAAAAACGTTATCTAACTGTTAA
- a CDS encoding ROK family protein: MKYAVGIDIGGTNTRVALINENYEIKKRIQFSTYVNDPDNTMDKIAETIQSFETDIVGVGMSCPGPLDLIKGKILTTPNLHGKWHDCEISKKLEEKIHIPVYLENDANLAALAESVIGEGKAYDYVQYLTVSTGLGAGLVINKKIFIGAHGFANEVANCCMKHEGPSHGMIYPGGIEAISSGTGIIEQAKKRGLKVEHAGQVNDLAKEGNKVAKEIMQDAKIYLANFIANIQAYTDPEIIILGGSVALKIEGFVEEIEAMVKERVYDVVKPYVKVRKSTLNEDSGLLGAACLVFNN, translated from the coding sequence ATGAAATACGCAGTAGGGATTGATATTGGCGGAACAAATACTAGAGTAGCCCTAATCAATGAAAACTATGAAATAAAGAAAAGAATTCAATTTTCAACGTATGTGAATGATCCAGATAATACAATGGATAAGATAGCGGAAACAATTCAATCCTTTGAAACAGATATTGTGGGAGTAGGAATGTCTTGTCCAGGACCATTAGATCTTATCAAAGGAAAAATTCTTACTACACCAAATTTACATGGGAAATGGCATGATTGTGAAATAAGTAAAAAGTTAGAAGAAAAAATACATATTCCTGTATATTTGGAAAATGATGCAAATTTAGCAGCACTTGCAGAAAGTGTCATTGGGGAAGGAAAAGCGTATGACTATGTTCAGTATTTAACAGTATCAACAGGATTAGGTGCAGGTCTTGTTATTAATAAAAAAATTTTTATTGGTGCTCATGGCTTTGCAAATGAAGTTGCTAATTGTTGTATGAAACATGAAGGTCCAAGTCATGGGATGATTTATCCAGGTGGAATTGAAGCTATATCCAGTGGAACAGGAATCATTGAGCAGGCTAAAAAACGAGGATTGAAAGTAGAACATGCAGGACAGGTAAATGATTTAGCAAAAGAAGGGAACAAAGTGGCAAAAGAAATTATGCAAGATGCAAAAATCTATCTTGCAAATTTTATAGCTAATATTCAAGCCTATACAGATCCAGAGATTATTATTTTGGGAGGATCGGTTGCTTTGAAGATTGAAGGTTTTGTAGAAGAAATAGAGGCTATGGTAAAGGAAAGAGTCTATGACGTTGTAAAACCATATGTAAAGGTGCGTAAATCCACATTAAATGAAGACAGCGGATTATTAGGGGCAGCTTGTCTTGTTTTCAACAATTAG
- a CDS encoding glycoside hydrolase family 1 protein, with amino-acid sequence MNKEIHFPKNFWWGAATSGPQSEGTFEKANENVMDYWFRTKPEDFFNGVGPTVASDFYHHYKEDLGLLKQIGFNSFRTSIQWSRLIKDLETGEPDTQGITFYKNVIAEAKKLGIELVMNLHHFDIPVHLLQKYGGWESKHVVDLFVKFARVAFEEFGQDIKYWTTFNEPMVIPEAGYLYGFHYPKYIGKGKEAVQVMYNINLASAKTIALYKSMNLPGQIGIILNLTPAYPRSDSEEDLNASHFADDFFNRSFLDPAVKGKFPETLVKVLEKDNVLWDSTEEEMEIIYHNTVDFLGVNYYHPKRVKAQEHPEKYINPWNPDKYFEEYEWPEARMNPYRGWEIYPRALYDIAKNIQDNYGNIPWFISENGMGVEGEEKYKDTNGNIQDDYRIEFYKEHLAWLAKAIEEGSSCFGYHTWTALDCWSWNNAYKNRYGFISIDLETQKRNIKKSGYWYKKVSENNGFLYDLEEEIK; translated from the coding sequence ATGAATAAAGAGATTCATTTTCCTAAAAACTTCTGGTGGGGAGCTGCAACGAGTGGTCCACAAAGTGAAGGAACTTTTGAAAAAGCCAACGAAAATGTTATGGATTATTGGTTTAGAACAAAACCAGAAGATTTTTTTAATGGAGTAGGTCCTACAGTAGCAAGTGATTTTTATCATCACTACAAAGAGGATCTTGGATTGTTGAAGCAGATTGGCTTTAATTCTTTTAGAACATCTATTCAATGGTCACGCTTAATTAAAGATTTGGAAACAGGGGAACCAGATACACAAGGTATTACATTTTATAAGAATGTAATTGCTGAAGCAAAAAAACTAGGTATTGAATTAGTGATGAACTTACATCATTTTGATATACCTGTACACCTGCTTCAAAAATATGGCGGATGGGAGAGTAAGCATGTTGTAGATTTGTTTGTAAAATTCGCACGTGTAGCTTTTGAAGAATTTGGACAAGATATTAAATATTGGACGACCTTTAATGAACCAATGGTAATTCCAGAAGCTGGATATTTATATGGGTTTCATTATCCAAAATATATAGGTAAAGGAAAAGAAGCCGTGCAGGTTATGTATAACATTAATCTTGCTAGTGCTAAGACAATTGCTTTATATAAAAGTATGAATCTTCCAGGTCAAATTGGTATTATCTTGAACTTAACGCCTGCCTATCCACGTAGTGATAGTGAGGAAGATTTGAATGCAAGTCATTTTGCAGATGATTTCTTTAATCGTTCTTTTTTAGATCCGGCAGTAAAAGGTAAATTTCCAGAAACATTAGTGAAAGTACTTGAAAAAGATAATGTACTTTGGGATTCTACAGAAGAAGAAATGGAAATTATATATCATAATACGGTTGATTTTTTAGGAGTTAATTATTATCATCCTAAACGTGTAAAGGCACAAGAGCATCCAGAAAAATATATAAATCCATGGAATCCGGATAAGTATTTTGAAGAATATGAATGGCCAGAAGCACGCATGAATCCATATAGAGGATGGGAAATCTATCCTCGAGCTCTATATGACATTGCTAAAAATATCCAGGATAACTATGGAAATATTCCATGGTTTATTAGTGAAAATGGAATGGGTGTTGAAGGTGAAGAAAAATATAAAGACACAAACGGAAATATTCAAGATGATTATCGAATTGAATTTTATAAAGAGCATTTAGCGTGGCTTGCAAAAGCAATTGAAGAAGGTAGCTCTTGCTTTGGATACCATACATGGACTGCTTTGGATTGCTGGTCATGGAATAATGCTTATAAAAATCGATATGGATTTATATCTATTGACTTAGAAACACAGAAGCGTAATATAAAAAAGAGCGGATATTGGTATAAAAAAGTATCTGAAAATAATGGTTTTCTTTATGATTTAGAAGAAGAAATTAAATAG
- a CDS encoding PTS sugar transporter subunit IIB, with product MKHILLVCNAGMSTSMLVNKMKEEAKKQNLEVEIEAKSLTEAKKDLSGVDCILIGPQIRYELNNVKAAAGNIPVDTINMQDYGLMNGKKVLETALKMIGE from the coding sequence ATGAAACATATTTTATTAGTATGTAATGCAGGAATGTCAACAAGTATGTTAGTGAACAAGATGAAAGAAGAAGCAAAAAAACAAAACCTTGAAGTTGAAATTGAAGCAAAATCATTAACTGAAGCAAAAAAAGATTTATCGGGTGTAGATTGTATTTTGATTGGACCACAGATTCGTTATGAGTTAAATAATGTAAAAGCTGCAGCAGGAAATATTCCTGTAGATACTATTAATATGCAGGATTACGGTTTGATGAATGGAAAGAAAGTGCTGGAAACAGCATTGAAAATGATAGGAGAATAA
- a CDS encoding SGNH/GDSL hydrolase family protein, whose product MRETMIYDTDVYQIRKDILKRMLEIIDNRKKVSTVFYGDSITKYMDIDHYFSFEAANCGIVGISSDMLLHFVDEAVIKYCPKQVFIMIGTNDLGNTTMTSPRQIAMNVKELIEIIHENLPESKVYLISCIPCIEKIHGYQYKKQGLRSNDILRMVFEEYKRIIPYSYVSFLDVFDSLLDENGVPLENCFLDGLHLTQDGYQRYTDAIKNQLKKCEEDINEIRSRD is encoded by the coding sequence ATGCGAGAAACAATGATTTATGATACAGATGTTTATCAAATACGTAAAGATATTCTTAAAAGAATGCTTGAAATCATAGATAATAGAAAAAAAGTAAGTACTGTTTTTTATGGAGATTCAATCACAAAATACATGGATATTGATCACTATTTTTCTTTTGAAGCAGCAAATTGTGGGATTGTAGGAATTAGTAGTGATATGCTTTTACATTTTGTTGATGAAGCGGTCATAAAATATTGCCCAAAACAAGTATTTATAATGATAGGTACTAATGATTTAGGCAATACAACTATGACAAGCCCACGTCAAATTGCTATGAATGTAAAAGAACTTATAGAAATTATTCATGAGAATTTACCAGAATCAAAAGTCTATTTGATTAGCTGTATTCCTTGTATAGAAAAAATACATGGATACCAATATAAAAAGCAAGGTTTAAGGAGTAATGATATTCTTCGTATGGTATTTGAAGAATATAAAAGAATAATTCCTTATTCCTATGTTTCTTTTTTAGATGTATTTGATTCATTATTAGATGAAAATGGAGTTCCTTTAGAAAATTGTTTTTTAGATGGATTACATTTAACACAAGATGGTTATCAACGTTATACAGATGCGATTAAGAATCAGCTAAAAAAATGTGAGGAGGATATTAATGAAATACGCAGTAGGGATTGA
- a CDS encoding PTS sugar transporter subunit IIC yields the protein MDNNKRKFVDKFTMFAAKLGNEIHLRSLRDAFATMMPLYILAGLAVLLNNTVFTWIFSGDTLANVQYWGTVIANGTLNVSGLLIAAMAGYYMAQNRDFKNPLSAALVSMATLVVMMPNTVNVQDVNGNLVDVAGVLPFANLGTGAMFAGIIIGLLSTEVFVKVSSIKKLQVNLGDNIPPAVGSSFNVLIPVIIVMSLFAIVSALLFNITGMNLINLITTFIQEPLRHISTGLWGCIILYSLGNMLWFFGIHQSVIYSSILEPLLIINITENIAAFNAGQEIPNIINVSQVATFGLIGGSGSTICLLIATFIIGRSLVTKNVAKLAIAPGIFNINEPVIFGYPIVYNISLIIPFVLVPAMGIFISYMATVTGFMDPCVVQIPWTTPPLLSAFLATAGDYRAVIVQAVIIILGILIYIPFVRINDKVLAKQAELENSKMQDE from the coding sequence ATGGATAACAATAAAAGAAAATTCGTAGATAAATTTACAATGTTTGCTGCGAAACTAGGAAACGAAATTCATTTACGTTCATTACGAGATGCATTCGCAACAATGATGCCATTATACATTTTGGCTGGGCTTGCGGTATTATTGAATAATACTGTATTTACTTGGATTTTCTCAGGGGATACTCTTGCGAATGTACAGTATTGGGGAACAGTGATTGCGAATGGAACATTAAATGTTTCAGGTTTATTGATTGCGGCAATGGCTGGTTACTATATGGCACAAAACAGGGATTTTAAAAATCCTTTATCTGCAGCATTGGTTTCTATGGCAACTTTAGTTGTTATGATGCCAAATACTGTAAATGTTCAAGATGTCAATGGAAATTTGGTTGATGTAGCAGGTGTTCTGCCTTTTGCTAATTTAGGTACTGGGGCAATGTTTGCTGGTATCATTATAGGATTACTTTCAACGGAGGTTTTTGTAAAAGTATCAAGCATAAAAAAATTACAAGTGAATTTAGGGGATAATATTCCACCTGCAGTAGGAAGTTCATTTAATGTATTAATTCCTGTTATTATTGTAATGAGTTTATTTGCAATTGTTTCAGCACTGTTGTTTAATATAACTGGAATGAATTTAATCAACTTAATTACTACATTTATTCAAGAACCTTTACGTCATATAAGTACAGGATTATGGGGATGTATCATTCTTTATTCATTAGGAAATATGCTATGGTTCTTTGGTATCCATCAATCAGTTATCTATAGCTCTATCTTAGAACCACTTTTGATTATCAATATTACAGAAAATATTGCTGCATTTAATGCAGGACAGGAAATTCCAAATATTATCAATGTATCTCAAGTAGCAACATTTGGTTTAATTGGTGGTTCTGGATCAACTATCTGTTTATTGATTGCTACATTTATCATTGGTCGTAGTTTAGTTACTAAAAATGTTGCAAAATTGGCAATTGCTCCGGGTATCTTTAATATCAATGAACCAGTAATCTTTGGTTATCCAATTGTGTATAACATTTCTTTGATTATTCCATTTGTGCTAGTACCAGCTATGGGTATCTTTATTAGCTACATGGCAACGGTAACTGGATTCATGGATCCTTGTGTAGTACAGATTCCTTGGACTACTCCACCTTTATTATCAGCATTTTTAGCGACAGCTGGTGATTATAGAGCAGTTATTGTACAGGCGGTTATCATCATTTTAGGTATCTTAATTTATATTCCATTTGTTAGAATTAATGACAAAGTATTAGCAAAACAAGCTGAACTTGAAAATAGTAAAATGCAGGACGAATAA